The following nucleotide sequence is from Citrus sinensis cultivar Valencia sweet orange chromosome 6, DVS_A1.0, whole genome shotgun sequence.
ACCATATATAAAGCCTCCACCTGAGCTTTGGGGGATTTGATTTCTGATGTTCTAATGGTCTACAGCATTTACAACCTCTAGCAGAGTTGCCAAGCTTACCAATTTACAAGTAAATGCAATAACCCAAATGCCATACATTTCTCTCCCTGTGTGCTTACTATCGGAACTTGGTGAAGAAACAGAACTTCAGTTAGcaaaaagatcaagagaagcCAAACAATTTGATTTATGAACCCTTATTACACTTCCATGCTATTGAAGAGCCAACAAACTCAGAAGTCATCTCTCATGTTTCCATGTCATAACCTTATTTAAATACCCTCGTGTGCCATTTATGTCTCCGTTTCCGAACAGAAAAGTAGCAGAACATAATTGTATGCCCCTAGGGGCTTGACCAAGTGGTTTTCAAGCAACTACCTTTCGCTAGCCACCTGAGATCGAATCTTGGGGAAGTAAGGGGCTAAACTATTGATTTGGGTTTTGCCCACCCTCCTACAGTCCTACATcttccaaacaaaaaattaaaaacaaaatacagaaaaaaaaggaacataATCGCAAAGAAATATTCTCTTGAAAAAGAAACTAGTTGGTGGACAGGGAGAGATATAAGACAAGAGTTGGAAGGTGTCCTGATGGGCTGATATTAAGCGTCTCTTATACAAGCTAAAAGTTCATTTGAACAGTCCCAAAAGCGTGGCATGAAAAGCAAGCtaaaattatgcaatttcACTTCATACATTAAACATATCATTTTAGAACCTTAGTCTGATTCAGACTTAACACTAAACCTCTGGTAATGGCAATTCAACAGGAAAATCTTGCAGAgtattattcttcttttacACAGGCACGTAAGCTTGGAATTTCATGGTTCAAAGACAGTTCCAATAAGAAACCAACTGAGCAGTTTCTATCATTAACACACAAGTAAACATGGGTGTAGATGTAAGGAAACTAAGGAGGTCTGAACTGAAATCcaccaaaaattattaaacatggGTGTCTGTGAATCTTACATTCAGGGTCCGCTCCTTTTAGTTGATCACTCAATTAAAAGATGAATGCAACCTTACTCAGATTATCTTGTAATTTATGCTCCCACCAAACATCAGCAACTAGCAGTTACATCAAACTTCTGAAAAGCATACACGACCATCTCAGCGAGTTTCAGGTTGAAGcttattaactaaaattaactcAGTATACAAAACGAAAGCCTAATAaagtgggggaaaaaaaaagcaccttCAATCTATtagctttatttcttgatGTGTAATACTACTACACAGTAGTCAGAAAGTACCATGTAGAATGAAATCTACCAAATGAATAGAGGCTATTAATACAGTAATTTAAGTCCATAAGGAAGACTGTTAATTACAGAAATTACAACGCGTGCGAATAAAAACCCCCATTATACAAattcacacacacatacatctTTACTCATCTTATCATACCATATGCAACAAATGCATTATCAATTAAACTAACTTTTAAcctaaaaaggaaaaaagaattacctaaataatgtttcattcaTTCTAATCTTTGTTTTGCTTCCTATTCCCCCTCTTCCTCCATCTTTTCGGCGGCTTTCCGTTGAACCCATTTGTGCTCGAAACCTCCTGCAAATTCCCATTTCCATTTTCGTTATCTTCTTTACTCTGTAAGTCATTGCGCTTCGACGCAATAAGCCCATAGGGTTTCACGCTGTGAACGACTCCTTTGGGGAAAAACCTAGCGGAAGGCAACCCGTCGGGGGTCTCAAACATTTGCGGGCCGTCGCTCTCGGTCCAGAGGTCAAACCCGCCGGGTCTTTGAAACCGGTCCGCCAAGACTTTGACTTGCTCGTCGGCGCTGACAGAGAAGAGGTTGGGGGCTTTTTCGACGGCCTCCCAGGGGCGCTCGAGCTCGGAAACTGCGGCTTTGAGTTCGGCTCTCTTTCGCATCTCGTAGATATGTCTCTCGCGGCAGAGGCGGGCTTTGAGGAGCTGCTTGCCTTTCTTGGCTTGCATACGCTTCCACTGCCACTTTGAGACCCCGCCTGGATACGTGCGGGGCCCACCTCCCATTCGGATTACTGTTGATTTTGGGTGGTCGTGATTGTTGTTGAAAGAAACGTAGGTGGGTCTGTTGGCGAGGAAGAGTTGGGTCGGTGATGATAGTGATTGTGAGAAAGATAGCACAGAAGCTGAAGAAGCTGTTATTGAGAGAGCCATTTGCAGAATTGAGGGCATTCAATTTTGCTGGGAATCAGACAAACTGAAGGAGCAGAAACAGGTCTTCTATCATTGACACATTAATCAACTgatagataaaaataaattaccccAATTAAACAACAGGCACCAGTGGTCTAGTGGTAGAATAGTACCCTGCCACGGTACAGACCCGGGTTCGATTCCCGGCTGGTGCaagcattttgtttttcaaatatacGTTTTGTTGAGGTCTGCGCGTGCAATCGCCAACATTTTGTAAGCCGGCACAAAGACAGGATCTGTATTAAGTTACTAACTGATGCCCCTCATTGTGCTATCAAAAGAATTAATCATCCACGCGTTGTGTTTCGAGTTTCAGTGGCATTCAACCGCAATCGTAGATTAGCATCATTGACTGACTCTCAACAAAATGGTATAATAATATCCATAGGCTACCCAGAGCTTTATCATAATAGATCGACTCACTTGCAGacatatgtacatatatattcGAGAATCAAAATATGCAGCCTCCATATCATGGCAccagcctttttttttttcccccaataACATTACTAGTTCTATATATGCATGCATTATCAGTCTGCGGCGATACAAGAACAAATCGGGGCATAAATGCTGTCTGGCGAGAGTTTGCAAACAAGAAAACACTTCTTAGATTCTTCAATttaacccatgttctttatgTTATCATAATTTCTAAACTATAGGAATAGAGTGGTCTAATTAATTGAAAGGGATGAACTGAGACAAGAGAAGGATAGCAAAATTTTGGTCTAAATTTTCCCCAGGAAGCACGtttacttcttttttcattGATTCTGATATGATAAGGCGAGAAAGTTAAACAATGCTCTTTTGTACCCTGCATATCAACAGGGCCAcgctcaaattaattaaattaagctGCAGTATATGCCAGGCATGCACCTAAAAACAAGAACAAAACAAGTTTGGTAAAGAATTAGTGTATGGCGATAGCTTTTAACGAGTAGTCAcccttaatttaaatatttacttgATTGCTTTAGGTGATTTGCTGCAGaagcttttaagttacaactgttataaaaaatatataattattaaataaaaattaataatacttattaaatatgatattttaaataataatattggtaaaaataataaaaatgattaattagaCATTTTAgtattgtaacttaaaaattacaacgaCCAAACCTTAATTACAAACAAAATCTTAGTCATATAGTATCAAAGAGAAAGATTCTACGATGTGACTATGAATGAACGGAAAATATGTTAAGTTTGTTCTTCAGGCCATGGAAATGAACTTATACTTTGTCCCACGATTAGCTGCAATCCTTAAGAATTTGAAGAAACAATCGTTCGCTTGACAATTAATTAGAcattatgattaattttggCATTTCTTGGAACCTGAGACACCTTGCTGGCAGATTAAGCAACTTGTTGGAATCTTCTATTATTACTTGAGAAATTATGGGATCTGGAGCCCGTATTTTAATTCACTTTTCTTCAATGATCCGCACttataataattcaaattaaatgcAATTGCAGCTtacaaataaacatattaGAGATCTTGTACCCTTAATTAAGATCTTAGTTGTATTTCTACTATTCTAATACCTCCTTCACTTTCCCCCATTCAACAGACAGCCCCATAAACACcaacttaataaaatcaattaaattcatcCAGGAATCCTACCCACCTGGAAATTTCCTTCAAACCACACGATTGGAGGATCTCATTTTAATGCCCTTCCAAAGAAAAAGAGGCACTTATATAAAGGACCCACAAGCCATAGTCTCCATAATCGGCTCTCCACAGCTTCTCAAAATAACTCAAAGCATCCGTAAACCACCAGCATTATTCAAAATGGCtcaatcttttcttctttgcttGATCTTGGCGGAAGTTTTTCTGGCTCTGGCCATTGCTAGTGAAAACACAAATACTCGACACATTCTTCACTCAAACCCACCAGCATTGAGTCCGTCAGTCAGCCCGGATTCATACAAAGCTGAAGCGGCTTCAATAAGGAAACTCGGAAAGCACCAACCCGCTGCAGCTTTCAACCCATCCGAGTCACCTCAACTTTCAAACGAAACTAATCATTCTTCTGAGCAAACAACTTCAAACGAACAAGAGATTCATCTGAAGAAGAATCACCATTCAATTGACAGGTCAGTTGCTGGAGGTGGTGTCATTCTTGGAGGACTGGCTACAACATTTTTGGTAGCAGTATTTTGTTACATAAGAGCCACGGGGAGACGCAAAGCCGATAGCCAGATCACAGTTTAATAGTGCTACTGTTGTATATCCATGTAATCTGATTAATTCTGTAAAGtaaatatgataaattaaatgagaTATGTAATATTGAATCtggagttttattaattagatgaATTTCATTAacgtataaatttatttaacgtTCTTCGCAAAGGCAACACTGAGTCTGAGATATATTAAATTTCCTAATGATTTTGTTGAGCTTTTGAAAATCATATAAACCTCTCTAATATCCCCCATCAACTTGCCGGGCATAGGCTCAATAAATGGGGCTCCAATTCTACAGTCTAATCTAATGGATTTACAACTGATGGGCCTGACCCGACCCTGGACTCGTCTATCTACTAGTGTGCTACgtataaatcaaacaaaaatttctTGCTAAACGAGCCAGCAGCTTGACTTGCCACGTGGACTAGAGTCAACATATAAATCACCTTTTGAACCTTTTCACCTTCTCGCGGTTTCCTTTCGCAAAACCAAAAGCGAAAACCTCTCTCGTAAGTTCTTCTAAAACCAAAGATAAAAAACAGCAACAATGTCGAACGACAAATCGGTGATGGCCGTGATAAGAGCGGCGAGGCCAACCTTCAGAAACGACTTCGATAAACTTGCATTCGCCGTTCACGCTACTTTCCTCGCGTCCGGACACGTGTTAACCGCCACCGGCCCTTCCGCCGACACGGACTTCACCTCTCCATCCACCGGTAATCAATGACTTgatcaaacaaaatattttatttttcactcgTTTCGTTTTTTGCGTCTTTCATTTTTAGTCTTGGCTAAACGGCTGCGTTTTGGTTTGTAGACGAAGTAGGAATCGATCACTGGAACGAATTAGATGATAATTACGCCTTCGTGTATGTAAAACCGGAGAAAGGCTCAAAGAAAGTGTTAGTCAAGTGTCTCGTGATGAACAATAAGTTGCTTGTTGATGCATTGGCTGACGGAGCTTCTGAGCCTGTGCATCTCGAAATCAAGTACGCTTTTGGTTCCTTTTTTATTTGcgattacattattattattcattttttaaaaattttgtaatttgttttattgttaatgTTTTGGTGTTTTGTTGCTAGTGTTGCGGACTTTGTTGCCAAAAACGGAAGCAATTACTCTGATCAGTTCCAGAATTTGGAGAAGCTTGTGACAGATGTTGATAAAGAGATTATCTTGCAATTATATGGTTCCTCAAAACCAGCAAGGTGATTTCCCTACCGTCTGGTATAATGAGTCGGTTAGATATATGCTAATTGTAACTCACTCTGTATCTGTACCTGTTTGTTGTGTCTTTGTTGTTACTTATATTTGAGAACAAATTACTGAAGGCAATTAAGGCATATAGTAaagaatgataatattaagtttttttatgtGATTGATGAATTTTCTTCTAGTTCTTTGATCTATTGCAGAGAAAATAGTATGCTTAGCTGGCTTGGAATATGTAGACGGTGaccaaatttatatatttttttcatgctCAAACTAAGTTCTAGATTACTAGATGTCAGTGGTactattttatatgttttatgGGTACCATTTAACTTATTGTTGGTCAGGTGTTATTATTCATAGAGATGTAGGACAGATTTTTCTGTCCACTGTATGTTTGTGCATTCCctcttgattttgtttgattgTGTCAATATGATTGGAATAGATGAAACAACTGTTGGAATGTACTTTTGAATGGTTTGGAAAAGAAATAACTGTTGCTTCTTTCTCCGCCATCAGTTTAGCATTTGAATGTGGTATTATTGACAAGGTTCAACATACATGTAATTTTGCAATGTGGAGAATTGCGCTGAATATGGAGTAATATTGGTTTTGCCAAAATTTGGAGCTGTCATGCGGTTTTGTTTAACTTTGAAATTGCCCAGAGATGCATGACAAGGATGCCATCTTATGAATTATCTTTTCACAGAATTTTGTCTTGTGAATTGCAGCTCGGAAAGAGGTGAAGGATCAAGGCTAAACAATCCTGATTTTGGATATTTTGTTCATCAAGGGCCTCAACCTTTGCCTACTGGGTAAACCTTCGCTTTCTTGttgcttcttttttcctttctttattattgGGGGGTGGGGGGCCAATGGATTATATGTTACTGTATAGCTCATGGTTTTACTTTTGCACACTGACCCATTCTTTTTCCTGTACATTTAGttaacttaaattttcatttctctagTTCTAGACTTGTGGAGTATGGAGTTCATTGCAATTGTtctagattaattttataattcattcaaGAATTTCTTCTGTTATTATGAACTCTGTTGTTCATGTGAGGGAAACAATTTATGGTAATTGTTGATGGACTGGTATGGTATAAGTCTCTCAGTTTTGTTTATAAGATATTTTGCAAGGCATGTAAATTCTTCTGATATAGTGAGGGAAAATAATAGCATTGGATATCTGGTACTCAACAAGAACTCTGATTAGCTTCCATCTTATGTAACCGAATCAATGGTACAATTTGGTTCAACAATGCCTCACTCTCTATAGTAcctaattatcttttttatcttGAAATTGGGTAGTGATAGTCTCGTTAACTGTAGTTGAGACCATTCTTGAGGCTTTCGCTGCTTGACAGTAAATTTTCTATGTCATTTGATACTAGGGGCCGAAATAATGGTCCCTAGCACATTACCCAATGTTCACCATAGTTGAGACCgatctttataaattgaatcaTGTGCAGTTTAGCttatgaagaagaagatcaagtTCCTTGCTTGTTACGGACTTAGGTTTTTATGTAAAGAATGAACTTGTCATATGGCATATAATCATTGTAGTTAAATTTCATTGAAAGCCTGGACAGATAATGATGCTAATGCTATTCACATGCCTGTGATTAAATTACAGCAGTTTAAATGCTCATATTGCCAAACTTACCTGATTTCCAGATTCTATAGATTTGAACGGAATAATTGGGATTGgtatttttatgtaatatccttcttctttttttcttggcAATTTCATCCTTCGACTTCACTGTTGCACAGGCTTCCCCAAAGACTAACTTTTGTGTAATATATTGCTTTGTAGAACTCCAGTTCCTCCCATCAATCCAGACCTTGGTGGTGATGTCTATCCCGGGCCCGGTGCTGGAATGTATCCTAGAAGGTATGTCAGTATCCCAAAAAATTAGATGTTTGTCGTTGctgtttctttttaattgtgacatgtttatatctattttaaaTGTATTCAGTATTGCAAATCATTGATTGTTTGTCATTACTATTTCATTCTAATTGTAACATGTATATATCTACTTTTACTGTCTTTCAGGGGCAGATTTGGTGGTGATGGGGGCATGCTAATAGGTTCGTAAGACAAGGCATGTTCTTACTAGATTGTTTAAATAAGCTTATCATCTCTCTGGAATTACTGGCTTTTATCATTTGGATACAGGACCTAATCATCCTGGCTTTTTTGGTGGAGAACCCGATTTACCGAGAGGGAACCCATGGTACTTAAGAAAATGTCTCTTCTCGTATGAAATGTGCATCTTCTCaggatataatttttaatggaTTTGTGGTGCAGGCCTATTCCTCCAGGTGCCCGTTTTGATCCCTATGGCCCGCCAGATGTTCCTGGTTTGGAACCTAATGGATTTATCAGGTATTTGTGAATTAAGATTCCCATGTTATGCTAACTTGTTAGCTTATAAAAGCAAATAGAGgaaagagttaaaatttagTGTTCCTTATATTTTAGCATACTTTTGCAGTTATATTGACTCTTTAGAAATTAGAAACCTAACTACTTAAGGCACTGCTACAGTGTTTCAATTGGGGCTAATTGATTTGTGGTCTAGGGTGATATACTGATAATAGTGAGTGCAATCTAGTGATTCTACCAGATATAGTGGTGTCATCTGGTATTTGGTTTACTGCCAATCATTAAGGGATTTTCAATAAGTTAGGCATCATCATTAGAACACAAACAGGGATCAGGATAACCTAGAGTTTGAAATTTGACAttctttgctttcttttaCTTCAGAAACCCAGCACGAAGGCCTGATGGGACTCATCCAGACCTGCCGCCTCGTCCAGACGGTTCCGATTTTATTTAGGAGAGAAGACTTAGAACATTTTAGTATTTTGAGTGCTGTGAATGATACTAACAGCCCAGTACAAAGATTTACGACCTAATTACATCAAAACTCTAGTAGTATATGCtgaacaaaatcaaatgtgaTGCGGGCATTAATTTAGAGCAGGGCGTTAATCTAGAGTAGTGATGCCCTTGTACAGTTTGGATATAaactttgtattttatttgatgtgaCAAATATTTTGGTCTTTTATATAAATCACTGTGTGGCAATGATCAAGAGTTTGACTCTTGACAAGTTATGATGAAATACGTGGATATATactttatatttcaactttgCATACATAGCATTGATTATTGATTCAAGTATGGTTGGTTAGGCTTACAGAATAGAGTATAGAGATGCaaaatttatatgttaaacatgaaaataatCAATGATTGTCTGTTTCAGGtcattgttgattttttaCAACCATTAAATGGATAATTATACTGTACTAATGAATTGGCAAAAAGCGTATTGCCATAGGCATATTTTGTatctaaattttgtaattgtaacataattcttaatttcatGACAACAGAACGAAAAAAGTGTTTTCTTGTGACCAGCCCATTGGAAAACTTTCAAGTGAAACCTTGTCCTATTTTGTTTGTAATGTCAGTGAATATGAGGCAACTTGAACAAGAGGTGCAATGTCCTAGACCTAGTAAACTGCAAATAACCATCGTCAGTGTAATTTTAGAAGTGGAGAAGTTGCAGCTTTTGTCAATACTCTCATTTTTGCTTTGTTCGTAATTATCGCTTGattcaatcaaatatttatggTCGACAAGTATTGACGACGTTCGCAAGTGGTAATTTATCTTTATGAATCACAACAgatgtgataaaaaaaaaaaaaaaaattgtaacacCTCAATTCCACATACATCGTAATCCTTCTAGAATGTAGATTCAACAATCCAACCACACATAAACAGTAAGAGAAAGGTTTAAGTTGTCATTGCATAATGAGGGATTCTAGAGACGACTCACAAAACGTACAAAGATCAAAATTTCCAGCCAATTTCATCTTAGTGTCAGCTGATAACGACAGGATTAAGTGTGAAACTCCCTTAAATTCAACGACATGAGAtgaaatcacacataaaaccaAAGCGACCCATGCATGCACTTTActtattttccttcattttacATTAAACAGACAAAATGAGTAGGGTCCAAGTGAAGCTTCATGGTATCACCTACCCTCATCAGAAACGTAAAGCAATTGGAGACTTGGGGCAAGTCCATTTCATGATAATTTTCTAGAACCTCTCACTCTCACCAATCTGATTCAAACAGAAAAAATCCACGcttcttataataatatttaactaTTTTGTAATTTCGATTGAACTGACGCTTCTGTTGCTCTCTTGACTcttgttttcttataattagcATCTAGTTTCTGGTACGcctcaaagataaaaaaaacccCGACTGTCATATTAATCAAAACCCTACATTTgtcttttcaaaaatattgaGATATGGGCACGGCCAAGCCTTCAGTACTGCCTCTGATTCTGCTGATAACGTTTATTTTCATGTCACGTACACAAAATAGCGTTGCAGAAGCAAGGCCACTTTCAATCATCCCACCTCAACAGAGTAAGAAGAATTCAATGAAGCTTCTTTCATTCATCGTTTCTCTCCTTCATTTATGATAACTGATGAATTGTTCTTGATTATTCAAGCTTCTTATTATGTATTGTCAATTACTGTTTGCAGGATACGCTAAGATTTTTGCAACTCTTGGGATAGTTTGCAAGTGTTGTGATGGTAGTGGAAATGAATGCACAAGCACGTGGACGGAGCCTTGCTCTAAGCTTCAGTGCTTGCCTTGGAAGCTGTAGTAGTTAGATGCTAGTTTTGTACATTCTCATATCATACACAAATGAAGTGGGTTCTGTTTCGCCCTACTAATTGATGACATTAACTCGTTGATTATATAGCAGCAAAAGTTTTACTTGCCCTTCTCCTTTCTGCTTTTCTCTTGTTTGTCCCTCATAGTCTGGTTGGCCGTCACGCGTTTTATGTCAGATGTTGTTTAAATTTGAGTAATAATAGAGAGCTAAAGAGTTGATATTTAGTGAGTAAAACTTCTCTACCAtccaaactttgaaaaataaatccGCAATATGCGAATACAAATCTTTAATCTGGGGTCAATTTGTCTCAAATAACAACAAATGgggttcaaagaaaaaaaaaatgttaattttaagaagccctaatttggtttttttttttaaaaaaaagccaaCTTCTGACTTCTAATAActccaattatttttttttctttttctgcgATGAAATAATTGTTGCTTTGTCTATCGAAATAAATGgctttgaatttattatttggacAATTGATCAAGACTTTTGTTCATTTGATTACAAAGCTGGAGCCTCTCATAAGCAACGGCttgcattaaatttatttttggactGTGCGGTAGACGGCTTCTAGATTGGAATCCGATGTCACggggggttttttttttatatataaatttaaaataaaagaaaatttgaaatgatcATTTGACTAAGCAACATTTATTTAACAAGAAGATTGATTCTGaatattcaattattatttattactccCCTCCTCATCACCCCTCTAGAAAGCTTGAGATGTTAATTAcgtataatgaataaatatatttgagaCAGAATTGATCGGCAACTCAGcagaaatttcttttatagCTGATTAGTttgtagaaattttttatggagAAATTGAACTTGTCTCAATTTAACACGAGATATTAATGTTATTGACCCtctcacctttttttttttttttaaaaaaatattcatctaTTTTGTTGTAGCAGCAGTCGGTCGTGTTGTTAAAATCACACCCACTTTCTGGGTTCAGGCACATCGAACAGCTTTGATAgtcaaatgaattttttttttttttttccttttcccttttctttttagcgacaacttttttttaactatttgtATAATTTAGACAGTGACAATGTATGATAACGAAAAGTTTTGGTAAGTTTTGGTGGGTGGTTATGCGGGATAGCTACTGCACTGTAAATGGGTTAAGGGAAATTTTATAGAGgggctaattttttttttcaataatactataattatttagttgaaatatttaatttatatgctAACTGATGTGGCAAAAAgtgtattattattgattgatttgaatgataattaattattaaatcttattgtttatatttaaataataaatttctattagTGACACATCAGTtagtatataaattaatcatcCTAATTAAGTAAGTATAGTAtcattctttctctttctttctttctttctttctttttttcccaacAGCTAAACGTACATTACAACGAAAATGTGAGTGTTTATCTCTTGAACCTTGGAATTagggaaaaataaagataCAGAGTAATTGGGCTGCCTAGGTGTGAAAAGCTTTCAGTTATCTTACTTGAGGATATATTAGAAGTACCTGTGTGtgttttaatgtaattttaattaaagtcaaATTAAAACTATAGATCTCGAAGATGGACAACTTTTCAGAGTACAATTAGAAGCACACTCTGGCCCAAAAACTATCACAGTTCTTACGCTAGACACAATTCTAATAATACCCACGGCCCAAATTACGGACGAGGAGGTGTActtagaaattatgaaaaagcaTTGAGCCTTCGCCCTCTGCGTGGCCCATCTCGGTTACTATTTTGAACCTCAGTTTCATTCATTGATCGCAAAGGGCATTAGTTCGTCTCTTTCAAGCACGGAATTTGTCATCTTCGTCCAGGGCTCAGAAAAAGATAACGTCAGAATTTCCAATGACATTAAGCTATCTAATATCAAGTGGttgagaatttaattaaattctctAATTATCCCCTTAAGATGTGTTAAACTGAAACAGATTTGCAGCCGTATAATTATAGTTGGAGCAAATGATCTCGACCATTTTATGGATTGAAAAGAAAGGGAGCCAGCGGCTTATATGTTGACACACACCATTCACAGAAACAATGTTGATAAGAAAACGAATGATGGCAATATCTCAAAGTGGCACATGACACGAACTTGAACGCATGTAACCGCCCCAAATGCCTTTCATGTGCTCACTTTTGTTTGCAAGCGTTTCGGGGataagagaagagaaaaatgaggCTTTCTCGAGTCAATTTTGTCCTTTTATTTTCGTTTCCTTTGTTTGGATGGACGTGCGCGCGCCCGCGCTTCCATGCCTTTCATCATGCAATCAATCTTGGGTCTCATATCTCCTACGTAGTTGATAATTCCATCCTGGCAGGAGTTTTCTTTtcgtttctttcttttctaaacattacatttataaaaagaacGAGAGAAAGACAAGAGAAACTACAATCCAAGTTGTCGTTTTacctc
It contains:
- the LOC102619315 gene encoding uncharacterized protein LOC102619315 translates to MPSILQMALSITASSASVLSFSQSLSSPTQLFLANRPTYVSFNNNHDHPKSTVIRMGGGPRTYPGGVSKWQWKRMQAKKGKQLLKARLCRERHIYEMRKRAELKAAVSELERPWEAVEKAPNLFSVSADEQVKVLADRFQRPGGFDLWTESDGPQMFETPDGLPSARFFPKGVVHSVKPYGLIASKRNDLQSKEDNENGNGNLQEVSSTNGFNGKPPKRWRKRGNRKQNKD
- the LOC112498681 gene encoding uncharacterized protein LOC112498681 produces the protein MPFQRKRGTYIKDPQAIVSIIGSPQLLKITQSIRKPPALFKMAQSFLLCLILAEVFLALAIASENTNTRHILHSNPPALSPSVSPDSYKAEAASIRKLGKHQPAAAFNPSESPQLSNETNHSSEQTTSNEQEIHLKKNHHSIDRSVAGGGVILGGLATTFLVAVFCYIRATGRRKADSQITV
- the LOC102620170 gene encoding probable proteasome inhibitor is translated as MSNDKSVMAVIRAARPTFRNDFDKLAFAVHATFLASGHVLTATGPSADTDFTSPSTDEVGIDHWNELDDNYAFVYVKPEKGSKKVLVKCLVMNNKLLVDALADGASEPVHLEINVADFVAKNGSNYSDQFQNLEKLVTDVDKEIILQLYGSSKPASSERGEGSRLNNPDFGYFVHQGPQPLPTGTPVPPINPDLGGDVYPGPGAGMYPRRGRFGGDGGMLIGPNHPGFFGGEPDLPRGNPWPIPPGARFDPYGPPDVPGLEPNGFIRNPARRPDGTHPDLPPRPDGSDFI